The following coding sequences are from one Rutidosis leptorrhynchoides isolate AG116_Rl617_1_P2 chromosome 11, CSIRO_AGI_Rlap_v1, whole genome shotgun sequence window:
- the LOC139877139 gene encoding glutaredoxin-C13-like has translation MEKIQALTSENGVVIFTKSTCCLCYSVTILFQELRVNPVVYEIDQDPEGREIEKALPKQGRSSPTVPAVFIGGKLVGSTNEVMSLHLSGSLIPLLKPYQSLS, from the coding sequence ATGGAGAAGATACAAGCCTTGACATCTGAAAATGGAGTTGTGATTTTTACCAAGAGCACTTGTTGTTTGTGTTACTCTGTCACCATTCTGTTCCAAGAACTTAGGGTCAACCCTGTAGTTTATGAAATTGACCAAGATCCGGAAGGACGGGAAATCGAAAAGGCTCTTCCTAAACAAGGGCGTAGTTCACCTACTGTGCCAGCTGTATTCATAGGTGGCAAGCTTGTGGGGTCCACCAACGAGGTGATGTCGCTCCACCTAAGCGGCTCCCTCATTCCACTTCTGAAACCGTATCAGTCACTGTCTTAA